The Styela clava chromosome 10, kaStyClav1.hap1.2, whole genome shotgun sequence genome window below encodes:
- the LOC120337638 gene encoding annexin A4-like, with translation MSEVSQTPKYSGTVKAYKSFHPDRDAQMFVDNLRHIGGDETAIISVVSSRTLDQRLEIARRYEEQQEKPLLADLKLYTRLDFQRVLLACFTPAIQYDSWSLNEALEEFGTDEKSLVEILISRSNSQIKEIREYYQKMYDHEVDALIKRKTSGEFCDMLLMLATPSRDESNTVSTQLARRDAKVLFKNIPKSCATRNYSFNEVFCKRNFQHLRATFEEYRRLSGRDILQDIRTEFHGHMKDGLKAITEYARSPPEYFAHRLYRSMKGLGTEDSALTRIIVTRSEIDMTQIKEKFNEKYGETLEQFIMGDTSFAYRTILLSLIF, from the exons ATGTCGGAAGTTTCACAAACTCCAAAATATTCCGGAACAGTTAAAGCATACAAAAGCTTTCATCCAGATCGGGACGCCCAGATGTTTGTGGACAATCTACGACACATTG GAGGAGATGAAACAGCAATTATATCAGTCGTGTCTTCTCGAACTTTGGACCAGAGACTTGAAATTGCAAGAAGATACGAAGAACAGCAAGAAAAG CCCTTGCTTGCAGACTTAAAATTGTACACCAGACTGGATTTTCAGAGAGTTTTGTTAGCTTGTTTCACACCTGCTATCCAATATGACTCGTGGAGTTTAAATGAAGCATTAGAAGAGTTCGGTACAGATGAGAAG TCTCTTGTTGAAATACTGATCTCCCGAAGTAACAGCCAAATTAAGGAAATACGAGAGTATTATCAGAAGATGTATGATCACGAAGTCGATGCTCTCATAAAACGAAAGACCAGTGGAGAATTTTGTGACATGCTTTTAATGTTGGCAACG CCATCTCGGGATGAATCGAATACAGTATCAACACAGCTGGCCAGACGAGATGCAAAAGTTTTGTTCAAAAACATTCCGAAAAGTTGTGCAACTCGGAATTACAGTTTCAACGAGGTTTTCTGCAAACGAAATTTTCAGCATTTACGCGCAACATTCGAGGAATATCGACGG TTGTCTGGTCGAGATATTCTACAAGATATTAGAACCGAATTTCATGGACATATGAAGGATGGATTAAAAGCAATTACTGAATACGCCAGAAGTCCACCCGAATATTTTGCTCATCGCCTCTACAGATCGATGAAAGGACTTGGTACCGAAGATAGCGCTCTGACACGAATAATAGTGACTAGATCTGAG ATCGATATGACACAAATTAAAGAGAAGTTTAATGAGAAATATGGAGAAACACTTGAGCAGTTTATTATGGGCGATACAAGCTTTGCCTACAGAACAATTCTGCTCTCTCTCATATTTTGA
- the LOC120337656 gene encoding annexin A4-like produces MSSSLYSNNNPGMHSEVSSKGDSNFNAERDLDALLTHLSPDKGNEDVVISLVTSRTVAQRQAIVTEYEDMNGESIVAKLRRDRRFGFPRLMIALFMSPREYDAQTVRSALHTSGTDEKTLLEIFLTRTNREIQTLKEIYFDKYNHELESDLGRKTTGYFRAVITKLALPSRMQNAVPSTERAKQDAEDLSKALEKKSKKSVFIHLFCYSSYFHLLDVFDAYEIQNGKSIEKVIEKEFKGHLQDSLKAIASITRSPATYFAQRLYESMIGEGHNMDMLVRIVVTRCEVDMPEIKDVFLKTYGVTLKQFIEDETTSTYRQLLLALID; encoded by the exons ATGTCATCATCATTATATAGCAACAATAATCCTGGGATGCATTCTGAAGTTTCTTCAAAAGGAGACAGCAATTTTAACGCAGAGAGAGATCTTGATGCTTTATTAACTCATCTCAGTCCAGATA AAGGTAATGAAGATGTTGTTATATCATTGGTAACGTCAAGAACCGTGGCGCAACGACAGGCGATTGTCACAGAATATGAAGACATGAACGGGGAG AGTATTGTAGCCAAACTCAGACGCGATCGAAGGTTCGGCTTTCCCCGATTGATGATTGCTTTGTTCATGTCACCCAGAGAATATGATGCACAGACCGTTAGAAGCGCCTTACACACCTCTGGTACAGACGAAAag ACATTATTGGAAATATTTCTCACCCGCACAAACCGTGAAATTCAAACGTTGAAAGAAATTTACTTTGATAAATACAATCACGAACTTGAAAGTGATTTGGGAAGAAAAACAACTGGATATTTCCGGGCAGTGATTACAAAACTCGCACTG cCTTCCAGAATGCAGAATGCTGTTCCATCTACCGAAAGAGCAAAACAAGATGCCGAAGATTTATCGAAAGCTCTcgaaaagaaatcaaaaaaatcCGTTTTTATCCATCTTTTCTGCTATTCCAGCTATTTCCACTTGCTTGATGTCTTTGATGCATATGAAATT CAAAATGGAAAATCTATTGAGAAAGTTATCGAAAAAGAATTTAAAGGGCATTTGCAGGACAGTCTAAAAGCAATCGCGTCAATTACTCGGTCGCCTGCAACGTATTTTGCGCAACGTCTGTACGAGTCTATGATTGGTGAAGGACACAATATGGATATGCTTGTTCGTATCGTAGTCACACGTTGCGAG GTCGATATGCCAGAAATCAAAGATGTCTTTCTAAAAACTTATGGAGTTACTCTGAAACAATTTATTGAAGATGAAACGACGTCAACCTACAGACAGTTACTTTTAGCTTTGATAGACTGA
- the LOC120338404 gene encoding uncharacterized protein LOC120338404 isoform X2 yields MVKTEYNSEFLQRLYMKNFNKVDTSRSTIFTRSSARSTVKHSKRKTFLHSYAKYHLIIGGLCIIFGGFAMSPLLNRGSFMYFDPGIYVGITLMSVSLASLIIIGIAIYAIYCEIWITFNAKNIYEEMNSLMKNRLVILELQSIFVLHLMLIILNCAELYLGITYLIYSLFNICCKTLKYL; encoded by the exons ATGGTTAAAACGGAGTATAATTCTGAATTTCTTCAACGGCTATATATGAAGAACTTCAATAAAGTCGACACCTCGAGATCCACGATTTTTACTCGTTCTTCTGCTAGATCGACTGTAAAACATTCTAAACGAAAGACGTTTTTGCATTCATACGCG AAATATCACCTGATAATAGGCGGGTTATGCATTATTTTTGGAGGATTTGCGATGAGTCCTTTACTTAACAGAGGTTCTTTTATGTACTTCGATCCAGGAATATACGTCGGCATTACA TTGATGAGTGTTTCACTTGCGTCACTCATCATTATTGGAATCGCAATATATGCAATTTATTGCGAAATTTGGATAACTTTCAATGCAAAGAACATATACGAAGAAATGAATAGC TTGATGAAGAATCGTCTTGTAATCTTGGAGCTTCAGTCAATATTTGTTCTTCATCTTATGCTTATTATATTAAACTGTGCTGAATTGTACTTAGGAATAACCTAtttaatttattctttatttaaTATATGTTGCAAGACATTAAAGTATTTATAA
- the LOC120338404 gene encoding uncharacterized protein LOC120338404 isoform X1 — MVKTEYNSEFLQRLYMKNFNKVDTSRSTIFTRSSARSTVKHSKRKTFLHSYAKYHLIIGGLCIIFGGFAMSPLLNRGSFMYFDPGIYVGITYISMGCVALTCNKTLHTKKLMSVSLASLIIIGIAIYAIYCEIWITFNAKNIYEEMNSLMKNRLVILELQSIFVLHLMLIILNCAELYLGITYLIYSLFNICCKTLKYL, encoded by the exons ATGGTTAAAACGGAGTATAATTCTGAATTTCTTCAACGGCTATATATGAAGAACTTCAATAAAGTCGACACCTCGAGATCCACGATTTTTACTCGTTCTTCTGCTAGATCGACTGTAAAACATTCTAAACGAAAGACGTTTTTGCATTCATACGCG AAATATCACCTGATAATAGGCGGGTTATGCATTATTTTTGGAGGATTTGCGATGAGTCCTTTACTTAACAGAGGTTCTTTTATGTACTTCGATCCAGGAATATACGTCGGCATTACA TACATATCGATGGGGTGTGTGGCTCTCACCTGTAACAAAACACTACATACAAAGAAG TTGATGAGTGTTTCACTTGCGTCACTCATCATTATTGGAATCGCAATATATGCAATTTATTGCGAAATTTGGATAACTTTCAATGCAAAGAACATATACGAAGAAATGAATAGC TTGATGAAGAATCGTCTTGTAATCTTGGAGCTTCAGTCAATATTTGTTCTTCATCTTATGCTTATTATATTAAACTGTGCTGAATTGTACTTAGGAATAACCTAtttaatttattctttatttaaTATATGTTGCAAGACATTAAAGTATTTATAA